GTATGCTGGATGCTCACTTTTGAGTAAGAGCTCAAACAGAGCTACAGGCAGATTTGTGTCAACCACAGAGAAAGGGATTTTGTGCCTGCCAGTCCTGGAGTGCTGTAGGATGGCAGAGATAGGCACCAAGTCAAGCCTTTACCTGCAGAGAAATGTGGGATGTGGAgaacttctgaaggaaaaaaagcctcctATTGGTggttaaaaaaccccagagagTTGTCCCATTGAAATAGGAGCACATCACTTTTGAAGGTGATTTAGTGATGGTGACTTTTCATGATGAAGAGATAGTAATGCAGTGGCAGCTCTATAGTTGATGAAGAGAGAAGGATGGggggaaagaacagaaaaacaagtgttttccctttacagcaggaaaagagaagctAAGCAGAAAAGAGCTCTGTCTTTTCCTGTATTATCTCATTCAGAGTCAAATTTTGTTCAGTCCTTGGCATCAGATACATCATGATTCAATACtggcaaatatattttgtttgatcagtgttttccttctgtcagtctctttctcatttttttcactcttgAGTATATACCTGCTTTTTTTTAGTCATTATTATGTTCCAGAATGCTTAATGGCCTTGGAGtaacttctaattttttttttttttaaatccaaggAATGTATACATTGCTTAAAAATAGAACCACACACAACATTTTTCACACAAAGTTTTTGTTTAAGAactgttgttattgtttttgGTCTCTAGAGTTCTCTTTCTGCCCATAAATACACTTAATGCTAAATACCTGGTGACTTGGGTGCATCTGACACTGTTGAAAAAAAGtatggtgaaacactggaagaaaaaaaaatgtgaaataaggCAGTGTGGGAGAGCCAAGACTAGGAGACCTTCCAGgatgctttgcttgtgtgtttgCAGGGAGTATTGAGGATTAAGATTAGGActgaacacagaaatacagtgtGTAAATTCCTCTTGGGAGGGCTGGCGAGCCACGTGCCTCAACCCTGAGCCAGAAAGCTGTGAGGACAGAGTTGTTCCTAATTTTTAGCCTTATTTCTCTTCCCTATCAATGGCTTGTGACTTCTCCCTAGAGTTAAGGAAACTTCTCTTTCCAAAGATAGAGGACATGCTCAGCTATCTTCAGGTTTTGTCCAGATTTGGGGTTTTGCTGAAATGGTCCCCTAGCTCTATCTGTCCCTGCTCTTAGCaagggtggggaggaagaaggaggaaggtcTTCCTCCAGCTTCCACAGTGGTTATATGTTTATTGTGTCATTTAATTTGGCTCAGACGAAGTTGAAATCAAACAAATCCAGGCGTAACGGGTGAATTCTGATGTGGTGAGGAAGTCTAGCCCTAAATGGTGCGTGTTAATAAACCCCTTATTTGGGATTTATTAAAGGGGGAGAGCTGGATCCACCCAGTAGGTAGAGGGATTCAGTTAGAGTGGAGCAGAGAAGGGTGACTCACAAGCAAACTcctctgtgtctgtctgtctgtcttccaGATCCCAAAGACCCCTCAGAGACTCCCAGCGCTGCCAGTGAGTATATTGTTGTGAACAATGCTCAGCTCCATTCTCCTGCATCtacttctcttcttccctttgaTAGGTTCAAGGGATGAATGAGAACCATGCTGAGTCCTTCTCGCTGCTCCCTTTTTGCTCCCTCAGGGGTTCAGTCCCTGAGGTGCAGGAGCACCTGCAGCAAACGGAGGGGCTGCCTTTCACAGCCATGGGGGCAGGAGACACCAGGGAGGTCAACCTCCCTGCACTGTCAGCCTAGCATCGCCCCAGGTATGCTAGTGCCATAGCCTGCATCTCCACAACCCTTGAGCAGCCCCCAGGCAAGACGCGAGTCCTGCAGGTTGTTAGCAGCTGGATGCATCTCCCCTCTGTGAAACAGGTTGGTGTGGGGGGAGCAACATGGCCAGTCTCCCTTCTTCTCTGAGCTGGCCTCAGAGACCTATCCAAAGTGACTGCTGCATCCTCAGAGTGTTAAGAGAGCAGAACCTGTCCCAGGGCCTCTAGGCACTGGTCTTTTGGGTTGACTGAGCAGTCAGCCTGGTGTGCAGGATCACAGAACAGAAAGGTTTGGTGCCACACTGCAACAGGCTGTGACATCCCTGCCAAACCCCACAACATGGAGAGCCTGAAAGCAAATGCCTGCCTTAGCTGCTACCAAAAGCTGCAGTTCCCCTTCTGTCAGGTCCCCTGGGACATGGAGATTTGCACATCTTGGAATGTTCACAGCTTTTGCAGCAAGCTGATCCTGGCAGAAATCTGTATGGTAAATGCCCCTTGttcttccctgtttttcctttctcacacCTTAAAGGATAACATTGCTGCTGGGGAGTATGAAAGCTGGTATTTCTGCAGTGAGCCAATGCAAACACAgattgggaaagaaaaaaaatgcaaacagtgtTCAGGGAAAGGTGGTGATTTCTGACAGCTCATTAATTGCCAGTCTCTGTGTAGTGGGTATTTTGATCCAGACTAAACCCCAGCTTGCTCGAGAGGGGGTACCTGCCAAACAGAAACACGATCAAACACCCTGTGATGATGAGGGAAGGGCACAAACCCCCCTGTCTCCTCACAGGCGGAGGTCTTGGAAACTGCTTTCCCACAGTGACAGCGACAGTTTGCCAGTTTATCTGCAGAAACATGTACTGGTGTGCAGCTGCCTTTGTTGCTGGTGTGCTGGCATCTGTGCACACCTGTGCTGCTGCGGGTTCACCCTGTGGAGAGaggctgggctgtgctgtgctgagccCTGTCTGGGAGTAGGGGGTGAAGTGGCTTTACCTGTTGTTTGTGGGATGCTCCACAGCACCCCAGTGTTTGCACAACCACAAATCCAAGAGGGCAGATAAGCAACTGCTCTGACATGGTGTGTTAGTGGAGACCAGGGGCCGATGCTGTCATGGCAGAAAGACCTCTCATGTTCCTCAAGTCCTGAACACCAGGATCTTTGCACCTCCTGGGTGTATTTCTCCTTGGGTGATGTTTGCTGTCATTATTTTGTACCCTTCACCTTTCATGGAACGCTGCACATGTGAGCAGTGGTATTTCCATGTGCCGCCTGTTGCTTATGGTTCATTAGAGGCATTTTTGAGGCCTGGCAGCTGGTATCCCACATCACTCTCAGTCTGAGTCAAAATATAGAAAGGGAGCTAAGACCCTGAAGTCAAGCAGGCTAAGGAGAGAGGGTGCCATtcccttcattttctccttATTCATATTTTATGCTGTCATGACTTTGCCTTCTGCACATTTGCTGTGGACTCAGATTATGCTGTgtgatgagggaatagagttTATGACAGAAAAGGCCCTTGCTCCACGTAGATGTGCAGGTTGGAGCGAGGAAGGAGCTGAGCTGTTGGGCTTTGAGTGGAcagtggggtggggagagatgAATGGGCAATTAGGATGGGCCATGACAGTCATCTGCTTGTGAAGAGAGAAAACTGTCCCTTTTCAGAAGTGAGACTGGTCTTTGTTTTGCATAGACCAGGGCCCTGGATCTCTAACCTGCTGTGTTCTCTCTTGGTAGGCATCACAATTAAAAAGGAAGTTGCCAATGCCTTTgtgaagaggcagaagagatcCAGCCTGTATGAACGGTAACAACTCAGGAGTCAGGCTGAGAGCTGGACTCTGGACCTGTTCTGAAGAGGGGGTGGGAAGGCAACAGGACATGACAAGGCATTAATTTGAAGTACATTTATGTCATTATCTTCATGTGTAGAAGCAAAAAGGTTGTAGGAGACACTGATTGATAGATAAATGGTccttttcttcataaatatcCTTTTGAGACCTCATAGATGGACCCTTATTCCTCACAGGGAGACAGTAGTATCTGTCTGGGCTAGCCATGGGGACAGCAGGATACAAGTTAGAAGCTGCTCTAACCTGCAGGGTCATCAGAGCTGATTTCCAGCATAATGAGCATCACAGAGCCTTGGTCATTGTCTCTGGTTCCCTACAAAggaagcacagctctgctgcagggatGAAGCTAGATCAGAATGGCTGTTCTTTCTGGAGCTGTAGAACCTACATCCATTTGTGCAGAAATTCTAAGCATGAAGCTTTGGAGAAATCCTAGCTATAAACATTTGGAGAAATTTGAGGTCATCCAAGAATGTATTAATATATTTCCTGGAAGAGTTTGTTAAGCTGTTGTCTCATGTAGACCTGTggcaaaaagaatttttattcaGTCTGTCTTTGGACTAGAAGGATAATGTTGTTTTTAGCTAACAGAAGACTGGGAGGCCCCATCTGTAGAGGGGAGGATCAAAGTATTGTAGCAGAGGAAATGGTTGATTTTGAAACCTGCAGTGATTAAAAACAAGATGAAATTCAGTAGTAGCAACTGTGCTGACTGTACTGACTACACCTTACAGGTGGTGCATTGTAAAAGTAGCTTTTGCTGTAAGCATTAATCGGTAAGGACTGAAGTAGACAGACAACTTGGTGTATTATTTGATCACAAGGTAAGGCTAGTCTGGAAATATGGATGCAACAAATGGAATTCAAGGGTGCTGCAGGGTTTTtccaacacagaaataaagaaattcgTGAGATACTGGTTGGATTTCTGTAGCAGGAAAGATTAACCAAACCTGGAATAGGAGTTGAGAAGTGCAACCAGAGTGTGTAGCTGAGACTAGAAGATTTGGGCTTGCTTAGCCCggcaaaacaaaagctgagtGGGGATAGTATCGCTGTCAACAACAGAAGTGAGGATGACGAGAGAAAAGTCCTTAAGCTAAAGGAAAATAGTGGCTGGCAGGAAAGTGAGCAGAAACTGGGAGCAAATAAAGGTAAGCAGGAAAtaattaagtaaaaaataaaataaataacaacaacaacaaagattCCTAGGTAGTTGGGGAATGGGGTTGGggacaaaaaataaaccctaaCTGATTCTGTGGTCTCCTTTGCTGTTAAAACCTCAAGAGCAATTGCTTTAAGTTCAGTTAAATTCCAACTTTTTCAAGCATTAAGTAGTCCACCCCTATGTAAGCAGATGTTTAACTCACCATGAGAAGTCCCCGGTTGGGGCACCCTGGGGAATCAGTCTCCTTATGTTAGTACCATGGGTGTGAAACCTCTCCAACTGCATCTACTGAACCTGCCGAATGGCATCTCTCTCTTTGTCTACTCCAGGTACTTTGAGTATTACAAAAGTCCAATGGAGCAGATGCATGAGCGTTGTGAAAACTATCCCCCCTGTGACTATCTCTCTGACCAAATAGGATTTTCCCTGGCCTACAACCGTTTCTTTGGGAGATACTAAGGATGGGACGGTCACTTCGTTCATTTTGCTTGGGACCGCTCTGAACCCCCCAGGAGGAAGAATATtgtgggtgggaaggagggaagaaaaacatctagaCTTCTTCAGAACACCAAGGCAATAATTATCCCACTTGTTGAGCTTGCATtagctttcttcctttcatcacaaatctttcttttcagtcatCTTTTGTGGTATTTTGAGCTTCACCAGAAATTATTGAGAAGACTCTGTCTTACCTCCTTCCATTTGAATCCCCAGGACACAATAGGTGAAAAAATTGTGATTCGTCTCAAGAAAATCAATGTGTATCTTAGAAACATAACAAGACGTTTTGTCGTCTTCTGCAAAATGCGTGAGGATTATAGAAGGAGAATGTCACAACCTGTGTAAGTGTGATGGATCTGATCCTGGGATACTCACTGGGAAGAAGGTGGAACAGCTGCCTCCTGGTACAATGACTAGGAAAGTTCAGTATTTTCAGGTAGAAAAGTCACCCTAAATATGTGCCAATGTAGCATTATTTTGCAAGGACAGAAGTGTGGAAATACTGTTACATAGCCAGAAATCAGTTTCTGGTACAATTTTCTGATTATACTGTCACAAAACTTGCCTGTATAGCAACAACAGATAAATCCCCAAAGATACATTTGAGGAGTCCTTTTAGATGAAGCCTTCCATTTGTATGCTGCATTCAGTAACTCTCTGTAAAAAATAACTTGGAAATCTcttgttatttttgttacaaTTGGCTTCTGTTGAAACTGAATATAcccaatcagaaaaaaaaaataatctgttcctCTCTGATGTTTTAGTATTTAtgctttaaactaaaaatgTCTAAAcagctccaaaaaaaaagcaaacaaacaaacaaaaagcaatgaactgtatgaaataaacaaaaagaaaatccgTTCAGGAATGAATTGAGGTTGTGTCAGCATTTGGTTTATTCAAGGCAGCTTGTATCTCTCTCATAGACATATATAAAAAAcctgtgtgtatttatatacatatccccttccctctgcactACTTCATTCTATCCCCTTGTATGAATATTATACCTTAGCAACTTTCTGCACAGCCTCCCTTGATGTTATCTGGCAGCTTTCTTTCTCTGAGAGGTAGATAGCAGAGCCCATCTCAAAGGACAGGGACTGCTGACCCTCAGGAGACTGAGAAAGACCAAATCTCTCTGGTTGTGTGTAAGCCATTCCCAGCCGCTAACTGCAATAAATACTGCTTGTGCAAAGCAGGTTGgtgtgctgcttctctctgttcctctgtGCAACCTTTATCTGCAGTTGGGGATGCCTAGAAGATAAAGCCTGCTCTTGTGAACCCTGAAGAGCAGGATCCAGGTGTGTGAggcttccttctcccctcctgtGCCCCAGTATGAATCAGAAGTGACTACACTGGAATTAGGTCGCGATCCCAGTACACAGTGacagtgagagagagaaaggccAGGCATTTCCTGATTcaccagtgtcctggttttgtggggataaaattatagaataaagtttctattacattttgttttagtttgtggccagctgtggcatggtgatcaaggctattaccagtgaaagccagggcagctgacccaggctggcccacaggtgtattctataacattaatgtcaggttcactataaattggaaagcttggggggctttttgctcatctctcttctccctctttctccttttccatctcttttcaACAGTTACTATCCCTAAAGGGACTTGCCACtactctatgggctaagtataactttgtgtcttttgtattagtattgatattagttttttttattttattaaatctgtttaaatctcaacccacaagtctccctccctttcccaattccctttctcggttagggaggggacattggatgatagaacaactggttattgtttagtcctaggtgtgggctaaatggagacaactATCTACCGAGTTCAGCATTTCTCTGAAAGACCTTGCCCTGAAGTGAGGACATGGGATAAGGCCACTGACATGGCTGCCAGTGTGAGTGTCAGCACCTCTTTGGCAAGGTTCTATGACTTGTCAATACAAGGTCAAGGCGAAGACAGCTAATAAGTAACTCTGCTTGTCTTGGTCAAATACCTGGGACTGGTTCTCCTGTTGACATAAACTGATGGGGCTTCACTGCTCACAGCAAAGCTCTCCTCTGAATGCCACCTagtaaaaatgaacaaagtGCTCATTGAAAGCAGTGAAAATTTTGCTGGGAAAAATACAGGAGAGATTAGTGAAATCCTAATATCTGCTGTACTAACAAGTtagtggttttgttgttgttatatggttttgtttcctaaaaaataaaatcaagcttCCTGTCTATATTTGCATCTTTCTGTTACttctatatttttctctccctttcggtaaatattttttctgggaAGTTGCACACGAAGGCCTTGATCATGTCATCTGCTCTGTGTCACCAGATCTCTGTATGGGCTGAAATCATTACAGCCTTCGGGGGTCTGAGTGCACAAATCAGACAACGAATTTACTGCTGGAATGGAGGACTTTAGTTTTCACCTGGTCAATGCACATTTAACAGCCATTATGAGTCCTCTGGTGCCATCTTATGGACATTATATTTATCGCCATGCGCTAAATCGTACACTACGTTGCTATTGAAAATGCAAATCCAGTGGGCTTTCGTCCTCATTCACTTTATAGTGCAACATACATTAAGAGGCCAGAAGGGGAAAACAGGGACATAATCTGCAACTGGATTATATGTAGCTGAATTGACAGCGATTCCGAAATTCTAGTGGGGCTGTTTATCCTGATTGTCAAGTTCCTGCTGGAGCCTGTCCTAGTTTAGTTCCTTTTTACCGCTACATGAAGAGGGGAGGAGATGCCTCTGAATGAATTCACAAccccttctctggactcacgTTTAGCAGTTGAAGAActcctttctgaaatacagcCCAACATAATGCAGGAATTCCAAGAAGGAGAAGTAGATAGGCTGCATTTATCACTTTGCATCATCCTTTGTGTCATCATCTCCTGTAGTCAGTGGCTGCAGGTACTGTCAGCAGCATCATCTGGTGCAGTGTTACAGATCACTTTGAAAGCGACCCAGTATGAGACCTTTATGTCATCTCTCACCCTATTTCAGCAATATTTGGCAAATGCTCTCTGTCCACAGAATCCAAGCAGCTGCACAAATGTTTCTTCTCTCAGGGAATCACACCCTGTCTACAGGTGTCCCCCTCACCCAGTCTATCACTAGCAGGCAATGGAAAATGAACTTCACTTCTCTGTAGTCAGAAAGAAGCCCTGACTCCTCCTTTTAGCTCTTTTTCCGTGCAGAAGAGTGATCAGAGGCCATGGCGCTTTGCAGGTGAGTAACTCTCTGCGGTTGTTTGGAAGGGTGGCTGGAAACCAGCTACTAGAGAGGGGTTAGTCTCGGTATAGAATCTGTATTTACACATTTTGAGTGTACCCAATTTAAACAGTTCAACAAGGTGCCACTCTGCAGTGGTGTAAAGGTAGAATTGGCAGCACATTATTAGAAACCAGGGGGAGATAAGGAGGAGGACAGTTATGTTATCTCTGCTCCCAGATGGGATCCCAGCCTACCCTGCATTTCTGTGTTGGCTTTATCAGAGCTCTGCACTTCTTTAAAGGGGCTTTTTAAACTCTTGACCAGGGATTGCTCTCCACCTCTTCTTGACACATCACTCCTCAAGAGAGAACTGCCTTAGACTTCTCCAAGCctgagttttcttcctttttgcagGAACAAGAACACCAGATACCTTGGAATTAAGAGAATTATCAAGGTGAAGGACATCTACACCAGCTGGAGTTGGCGCAATCAGACCCTTATGAATTGTGGGCACACTTCTGCcagtaaattttgttttctttgattaACAGCTTCTGAATTGCTGTAAGAATCTGGTGCTTGATCTTTAGTTGAAGAATTGTCACCAAAACCTGAGtgcaaattacaaactgcagaCTTTCCAGTTTCaagaaaaaagggaattaaACAGGATGTAAATGACCTCTACTTGAGCTCAATGTTCTTAACAGCATCTTGGGTGGACTCTAGGATGCCAGTACTGCTGGCCAGCCTTCTGTTGCTGATCTCCTTGCAAAGGCCGGTAAAAGGTGGTAAACAATGTTCTTTATTTGAAATGGTGAAATTGCTCATCCTACtgaaataaacatgttttttctttttttttaatttgaaacatgATATTTAAGGAGATCTGGGTTCAGCAGAAACTCTTCTGCTTTCAGTCGCTCTGTTCCATTTCTTACCTGTCTTAATTCGTTTTAACTACTTGGTTGGAAATTTCTTCCTGTTTGGAGCCAGATGGTTTCTCAGGGTGTGTTTGTGAGTAGATCTTATGGAATTGTTCCTCTCATTTCCAGCCTGTCTCAGCTGAGGCTCTGACAAAAGCAGTGTGTTGTTGGATAGGACAGTGACAATACTGCTCTATTGCTTGTGACGGTCTTTTAGCTTTCCCTGAAAACAACTATGGTATCATGGAGCAATAAACTGAATCCCTGTATAGTTTATGGGCCAGTATAACTTCAGAGGCTAAGAAAGGTAACAATTTGGTTATATGTCTAGGTTGAATATTCGAGATGAAGTGAATATCTACTTGTAGAATTCAATGAACTGTCAACTGACTAGAGTGCTTGGCTAGTCTACTAGGagattgaaaagcaaaaatattaattagaaaTGCTAGAAATAGATAATTAGCGTGTCATTTCACAGGCAGAATATATTAGAGGTTGTTTTCCTGTTATTGCACCCAGCTGTGTAAATCCTTACTCAAGTGTTTAATGTTTATATACATGACAAGTCCAGCTGGCCTCACTGAGGCAAACTGGATGAAAAAAGTTCTGGCACACTGCTACTATATTGTCCTTTACTGAACATCATTCTCTGGAGCCAAAACATGTCTGAGAGGTATGACAagacaggaagaagaaattcaTCTCTGAGTGCTCAGGATGCACTGCCCCTAGCACATTGTTTTGCttattctttccctcttcaaaACCACTTATTAATCATGAGCAGAATGTTGAAATAAATGGACCATGGGTCTGTCCTGCAGGCTTTATACACTCACCCTCTGAAGGGCCAACTCTCCTGAGGTGTTTAATGCCAATGACGCACATCAAATAAGAACTCCGGCATCCTGGCTGGCATTTGCCTGAGGTGGGGCTTGGACAATAACCTGAGGTTTTTCAGGAAGGTCTTGTCAAAGATGCCTACCTGCTCTGCTTCCTTTGTCAATAATGACAAAGAGGCAAGAAGAGGGTAGAGAAAAACTTGGCTTGCATCCATAGATACACACAAAAAGTTCACACTTCTGATGCTaatcttcatttgcttttatgttGCAGGCTGTGTCCCACCTCATGATGGATATGGCTCTGCATTCCTTTGATGACCAGTATCTGGGGTGCAGAGAGCAGATGATGGAAGAACTGGAGCGAGGAGACTATTTCCAAAAGGAAATAGCTGCTAACAAGGACTATTTGAGTCTATgggagaaggctcaggaggCTTTGTTAAAGAGCCCTGTAGGTCTCCTGAGGGAGATGCATGAGAGCCATGCCATAGTCCTCATGGCTTACACCATGAACTCTTCCCTGCACTCTCAGCTGAACTGGGCCACATCTATGGCAGGAAGCTCTCCAGAGCACTACAGACACAACTtcagtttcaaatattttcacttttacttAACGACTGCTATCCAGATAATGAAGCAATGGCAGAGCAGCAAGGAGAGCATGGGGAAACGTAAGTGCTACCAGGTGCACAGGGGTGTGAAAGACCTACATATCGAGGCCACCGTAGGCAGCAGGGTGCGATTTGGCCGTTTCACCTCTACCTCTCACCTCTGGAATGAAGCCCAGAAGTTTGGGAATGAAACTTTGTTCACAGTGACCACTTGTTTGGGAGCAGCTGTTCAAGGCTTTTCTTACTACACATCTGAGAAGGAAGTCCTCATTCCCCCTTATGAGATATTCCTTGTCAAAAGCTTCTTTCGGACACAGCACGGTAACTGTCTGCATCTGCATTCTGTGGGGAACTACAGCAAGTACCACTGCCAGCTCGTGGAAGGTATTGTATATCGCCTTTCATGCGGGGGAGCGCAGGACAGTCTGGTCTCAAGTGCCCCAAGCAGCCCTCACGAGCTGCACCTATATGGGGCCACACTCAAGGCCAAATCTGTAGTTTGCCTGCTGTGTTCACCTACGATAGCCACATGACCCAGTTTTCATCTGTTTGTCATGAAACCTGGGAGCACCCTGCAGCTCACTAGAGATGAATCCATCTGATACACAGCAGATCTCAGGGTTCTCTGTAGCCTCCATTCATCCCATCTGCCATTGCAAGGATGTCGTAGGACACAAGTATTTGGGTCCCCAGCATTCCTACTGCAAGGGCAGATGAGATTTGCCGGCAGCCCGAATTCAGATATTTGTTTGGATGGCTTGCAAGGCTGCTACACTTCAAGCCTCAGGACAAAACTACTGCTGCTTTAGTTGTGTTCTCTCTCCTGTggcagaagggaggagaagtaTCCTTTGGCAAAGCACACACTGTGAGTATCCTGGCTACAGAGATAGCTATTCTGTGCTGGAAGAACTCTCTGGGCCTGTTCTATAGCCCTGTCCTTCTGTGAGTCCACTGCCAATACAGGACTCTTGCTTTAGTCTCTTTGAACGATAGTGTGTCAAATGCAACCTTTGAGCACAAAATAATCATTTAGAAATGAGAGTTTGTGCCTGGACCTAAGCCAAAGTAGTAGGTAGACTTGAGGACATGGCTCTTCTGGGCAAAGGCTGTGTTAGCAAGTGCAGAAAGCTCTAAGCAGTCAAAAGAGGTCTAAATGACTGATCTCTTGACTTTCTTTCAGCTTCAAGAAGCAAGAACAGCGGTTCTACTGCCCTCGCCTCTGCCATTCTTCCTAGTTTAGTTGGAGTTTTCATGTGCTTGGCCCTCAATGACTGATTCTTTGGCTGCATCCAGATATATACACTTGAATAGTGGGCAAGAAGAATTCACAGGAAATCGGTCTCTGGAGTTCCTGTTGTTACAGAAGGTTCAACCCTCcctttgctttcagctgcagctctccagctgaGACTGGAACATTCAGCCTAGTTCATCAAAAGAGACATTCCCTGGACCCATTCAGGTAGGAGGGCAGTTACCTGTGGCCTTTCTGAAGAGTAGGGCAGTGATACCCTTCACTGTAGGTAACTTTTCCCTTAGGCATTCAGGGAAGACACACATGGACTTTGGACTCTTTACAGATCTCTTAGTATATTTTTAGTGAGAAAGAGTCTGTCTGTGGGATGCAAAAGGCACCATGGTGCTAGAGTTAAGTGGGTTACTGTGCAGCTTTG
Above is a genomic segment from Nyctibius grandis isolate bNycGra1 chromosome 5, bNycGra1.pri, whole genome shotgun sequence containing:
- the LOC137664194 gene encoding osteocalcin-like, translating into MRSLLAPLIVTLALAVLCCCEEDPKDPSETPSAASITIKKEVANAFVKRQKRSSLYERYFEYYKSPMEQMHERCENYPPCDYLSDQIGFSLAYNRFFGRY
- the ART4 gene encoding ecto-ADP-ribosyltransferase 4; the protein is MFLTASWVDSRMPVLLASLLLLISLQRPVKGAVSHLMMDMALHSFDDQYLGCREQMMEELERGDYFQKEIAANKDYLSLWEKAQEALLKSPVGLLREMHESHAIVLMAYTMNSSLHSQLNWATSMAGSSPEHYRHNFSFKYFHFYLTTAIQIMKQWQSSKESMGKRKCYQVHRGVKDLHIEATVGSRVRFGRFTSTSHLWNEAQKFGNETLFTVTTCLGAAVQGFSYYTSEKEVLIPPYEIFLVKSFFRTQHGNCLHLHSVGNYSKYHCQLVEASRSKNSGSTALASAILPSLVGVFMCLALND